The following are from one region of the Planctomycetota bacterium genome:
- a CDS encoding MIP family channel protein — MSDTRGGIIRELAAEFLGTAVLVTFGLGFVAQKVLSAGELGSALSIHLGWGIAVILGCAVAGGVTGAHLNPAVTLALAAWRGFPAGKVLPYMAAQLAGAFVAAALVHATYAGALAHFDGGHRQIAGPQGTAGIFSTSPQPFLGLVGGLVDQIVATALLACVVFAVGDRRNAPPAAGLGPVVVGLTVIAIGMAFGFNCGYAVNPARDLGPRLWTAVAGWGGGVFTADGGWWWVPIVGPLVGGVLGGAIYEWLVGSRFPER; from the coding sequence ATGAGCGACACGCGCGGCGGGATCATCCGTGAACTGGCGGCCGAGTTCCTCGGCACCGCGGTGCTGGTCACGTTCGGACTCGGGTTCGTCGCGCAGAAGGTGCTCAGCGCGGGGGAGCTCGGCAGCGCCCTGTCGATCCACCTCGGCTGGGGCATCGCCGTGATCCTCGGCTGTGCGGTGGCCGGGGGTGTCACCGGCGCCCATCTCAATCCCGCCGTCACGCTGGCGCTGGCAGCCTGGCGTGGCTTTCCCGCCGGCAAGGTCCTGCCCTACATGGCGGCGCAGCTCGCCGGTGCATTCGTCGCCGCGGCGCTGGTCCACGCCACCTACGCCGGGGCGCTGGCCCACTTCGACGGTGGGCACCGCCAGATCGCGGGGCCGCAGGGCACCGCCGGGATCTTCTCCACGTCGCCGCAGCCGTTCCTCGGGCTCGTCGGTGGGCTCGTCGATCAGATCGTCGCCACGGCGCTGCTGGCGTGCGTGGTGTTCGCGGTCGGCGATCGGCGTAACGCGCCGCCGGCTGCCGGGCTCGGCCCGGTGGTCGTCGGTCTGACCGTGATCGCGATCGGGATGGCGTTCGGCTTCAACTGCGGCTACGCCGTCAATCCGGCGCGCGACCTCGGCCCGCGCCTGTGGACGGCCGTCGCCGGCTGGGGCGGAGGCGTGTTCACCGCCGACGGCGGCTGGTGGTGGGTGCCGATCGTCGGGCCGCTCGTCGGCGGCGTGCTCGGCGGCGCGATCTACGAATGGCTCGTCGGGAGCCGGTTCCCGGAGCGGTGA
- a CDS encoding endonuclease/exonuclease/phosphatase — MRPPGERCGGRVVAKGPRRRFAPDRGVFSALAVAAGMLGCASATAQGPPAPPVQVAGLAPQGLPLAPPRAPKPVDAILVASFNIQVFGEAKLAKPAVVDVLARVVRQFDVVAIQEVRAKSDGILPSFVQAVNADGSRYQFVLGPRLGRTVSKEQYAFVYDTERIEVDPSSVGTVANPGDRLHRAPLHARFRTRIIPVGMAFTFWLVDIHTDPDEVPQEIDALADVFLAMKAARPDEDDVIVLGDLNAAPQQFGRIKQIPGAGWAITSGPTNTHRTKTYDNLVFDTRATTEYLGRSGVLDLQRAFGLSLEQALEVSDHCPVWGAFYPAETPPGVPAGGIATAPGPAPR; from the coding sequence ATGCGGCCGCCCGGGGAGCGGTGCGGAGGCCGGGTGGTGGCGAAGGGTCCACGGCGCCGCTTCGCTCCCGACCGCGGCGTGTTCAGCGCCCTCGCGGTCGCCGCCGGGATGCTCGGCTGCGCGTCGGCGACCGCCCAGGGGCCCCCCGCCCCGCCGGTGCAGGTCGCGGGGCTGGCTCCCCAAGGGCTGCCGCTCGCGCCGCCGCGTGCGCCCAAGCCGGTCGACGCGATCCTCGTCGCCAGCTTCAACATCCAGGTCTTCGGCGAGGCGAAGCTCGCCAAGCCGGCGGTCGTCGACGTGCTGGCGCGGGTCGTCCGCCAGTTCGACGTCGTCGCGATCCAGGAGGTCCGCGCGAAGTCCGACGGGATCCTGCCGTCGTTCGTCCAGGCGGTGAACGCCGACGGCAGCCGCTACCAGTTCGTCCTCGGTCCACGGCTCGGGCGGACGGTGAGCAAGGAGCAATACGCGTTCGTCTACGACACCGAACGGATCGAGGTCGATCCGTCGAGCGTCGGCACGGTGGCCAACCCCGGCGACCGTCTCCACCGGGCGCCGCTCCATGCCCGGTTCCGGACGCGCATCATCCCGGTCGGAATGGCGTTCACGTTCTGGCTCGTCGACATCCACACCGATCCCGACGAGGTCCCGCAGGAGATCGACGCGCTGGCCGACGTCTTCCTGGCGATGAAGGCCGCGCGGCCCGACGAGGACGACGTGATCGTGCTCGGCGACCTCAACGCCGCCCCGCAGCAGTTCGGGCGGATCAAGCAGATCCCCGGCGCCGGCTGGGCGATCACCTCCGGCCCGACCAACACCCACCGCACGAAGACCTACGACAACCTCGTCTTCGATACCCGGGCGACCACCGAATACCTCGGCCGCTCCGGCGTGCTCGACCTGCAGCGCGCCTTCGGACTGTCGCTCGAGCAGGCCCTCGAGGTCTCCGACCACTGTCCGGTGTGGGGGGCGTTTTATCCGGCCGAAACCCCGCCCGGGGTCCCGGCCGGCGGGATCGCGACCGCCCCGGGGCCGGCGCCGCGGTAG
- a CDS encoding DUF4339 domain-containing protein — MASDWFYEKNGARHGPVSAAELRAMCADGRLAPSDLVWKESLPRWVKAAQLSGIKFNDDDPFASTSGSFDTFGRGQAGVRGQPQVRDSGGATDKSGSARWGRESSPASPSARRGGAGGGGAPALPGDLADDAGATLPEGGRALFQHPVDARRRVVAPGRAFLGCLLLGPLYFFLLGNRRQALWSLGLLPLTLGISHFVYPFLAPGLMRAMYREQGWKRLA; from the coding sequence ATGGCTTCCGACTGGTTTTACGAGAAGAACGGCGCTCGGCATGGGCCGGTGTCTGCCGCTGAATTGCGCGCGATGTGCGCCGACGGTCGGCTCGCCCCGAGCGACCTGGTGTGGAAGGAATCGCTTCCGCGCTGGGTGAAGGCCGCGCAGCTGTCCGGCATCAAGTTCAACGACGACGATCCGTTCGCCAGCACCAGCGGCAGCTTCGACACCTTCGGCCGGGGTCAGGCAGGCGTCCGCGGTCAGCCGCAGGTGCGCGACTCCGGTGGTGCCACCGACAAGTCGGGCTCGGCCCGGTGGGGGCGCGAGTCGTCGCCGGCATCGCCCTCGGCGCGGCGGGGCGGGGCGGGTGGCGGGGGCGCTCCCGCTCTTCCCGGCGACCTCGCCGATGACGCCGGGGCGACGCTTCCCGAGGGGGGTCGGGCGCTGTTCCAGCATCCCGTCGACGCTCGCCGCCGGGTGGTGGCCCCCGGCCGGGCGTTCCTCGGCTGTCTGCTCCTCGGGCCGCTCTACTTTTTCCTCCTTGGAAACCGCCGCCAGGCGCTGTGGAGCCTCGGCCTGTTGCCCCTTACGCTCGGGATCAGCCATTTCGTTTATCCATTCCTCGCCCCGGGACTGATGCGGGCGATGTACCGCGAGCAGGGCTGGAAGCGGCTGGCCTGA